From uncultured Treponema sp.:
AGGAAAAACGCTGAAAAGCCAGTTCCGCTCATGGTGGAAAGGCCGCTCTATTCCTGCAAGCCGCCAGAATCTTGACACCGCCCTTGAGCAGCTCGGAAACATCACCACGGATTATCTCATAGAAAAAAGCTACGGTCTAAGCCTTTCTGACCACTACTGGGCAAAGCCTTTAGCAAGCAGCCTGTCCTGGAAAGATGTGAATTTCTTTCAGAACAGTTTTTCAGACGACGTAGGAAAAGCTCTCTTCGGCGTTCTGAATTCAGACAGCACGGACAAGCTGAACCTTGTTTCCCCGGACAACACATCCGACGGATGGCTCAAGAAAAAATGGATAATAAACAACGGAGAGAGGATTCTTCTAAAAGCCGGAAGCGCGCCGTATTATCAGGAGCCGTTCAATGAAGTTTTGACTTCCGAAATTTGTGGTAGGCTCGGAATAAAACACGTTGAATACAAAATCATAAAATCTGATGAAACTTTTTATTCATCATGCCCAGACTTTGTGTCGCCGCAGACAGAGCTTGTTCCAGCCTGGCACATTGTAAATACTTTAAAAAAAGACAACAATACTTCAAACTTCAACCATATGATAAACTGCTGCCAGGAACTGGGATTCAAAGACACAGAAAAACTAAAGCAGGAAATCTGCAATATGCTCACGGTTGACTTTATAATTGCCAACACCGACAGGCACTACAACAACTTCGGTTTTTTAAGGAATCCTGACACGCTTGAATGGCTTGGTCTTGCACCAGTGTTCGACAGCGGAACTTCATTTTTCCACAGAGAAAGCGTGTTCTCATTACGAAATCCATACTTGCGTGAATCTTTAAAAATAAAGGCAAAGCCGTTCGCTCCAAACCAGAAGGAACAGATGAAACGGATTCCATTCAAGGAATACTGTGCAGATTTGAACTTTGAGAAACTGTATGGAATTCCAGAATTCTTCGGAAAGCTCATATCAAAAAATCCGTACATCGAGCCGGAGCGCGCGGAAATTTTGTGCAGAACACTAGACTCAAGAATAAAAGAGACTGAAAGGCTTTTTGACAATCGGCAGGAAATCTAACTGAAAAAACATGACAAAACTATAGAACGATAGAAAACGCTTCATAAACTGCCAAACAAAAATTCAAGTCGATGACAAATTATAAATAGCCCAAATGTCGAGTTTTGATAAGAACAGTAATTTAAGTGTCATTCCCGTGCTACGACACTGCGATGTTTACGCAGTAAACTCGATCAGGAATCTGTTGGAAATTTTCAATAGATTATCAACCGAGTTTCTTTCAGAAACATCGCAGGGTCAAGCCCGATAATGACATAAAATTATAAAACTCGAAATTTAGGCTAAATATTCAAAAAAAAATTCTTACACTACAGACAAACTGTATAGCAAGCCCAGACAAACTGTAGTGCTTATACAACTTGTCTGGGGCGTAAGCACAATCAAACTGGGGCTCTTATACAGCCAAGCTGGGAAATATGTACAGACAGAATGGAAGGTGGGAATTTGGAATTATAGGGAGGTTAAGCCATTTTTCCTGTAAGGACTTCGTTTTTCAGGAAGGCGGAGGGATAAAGAAACAGACTTATTGGCTAAAGTCAAATTCCAATCTTCTGTAACTCTCCATGTCGTTTTAATAGGGAGAAAAAATCATTCATTCTCACTTCGTCTCCGGACATCTATTTTGAAATTTTCTGAATCGTTTTTTGTAATAATCACGCTGTCAAAGCCAAAGAGATTGAGTTTTTCCATTGTCAAAAGCTCGCCTTCTTTAAGGTGAAGAACATCCCGCAAAAGCCATTTTCCTAATTCTTTATTCGGATTTGACATAAGCGCTTTTCCGCCGTCCTGACAGATTTTTGCAGACATTGAAGAACCGTTTGGAAGATGAAGTGTAAATGGAGTATCACGCGGAGGGAAAAAAGCTGGAAAATCATGGTGAATAGAAAGAGGAATCGGGATATAAATCTCATTTGCATCCCGTGCTCTGCCGCCTGCGTTCCATTGGTTCAGACCAGATTTTAAAGGAACTTCTTTTAGTCTTTCTGAATAAAGCGGCAGATACACATAGTCAATTCCAAACCTTAATTGCTTTTTGAAGCTTGCGACTTGCTCGTGGATTACTTTATGAATATTGTAAATATCTGTGTATTTGCCTTCATAATCCTCTGTGTCAATAAGTTTCCGAAGAAGCTCATAAGGATCTTGGATAATAGAAACTGAAATTTCTTGTTTTTCTTTGGAATCTTCAGGAACTTCAAAATGCTTGAACAAAGTACTTTTTGAATAATTGAAATTATAGAACTCTTTTCCGTCATCAAATTGAAGCGATTTTTCTGTATCTTTTATTACATGAATTTTTTCTGTATTTAAAAGAGGATAGGAAGAGTTAAAAACTGTAAGGCCATTCTCAACCCGGCCGATAATGTGATAGCAGCCATCTGAAATGCCATAAAGCCGCTGGCCCAGCATCATTCTTTCATTGCGTGCGACTGCAAGCTGATAGGCTAAATCATATCCTTTATATTTTTTCAATTCTGAACTTATTGAATTAAATTCTGCGACCTTTTCTGTGCTTGCATTATTTGCCAAAGTAAAAGTTTTTATTCCGACTCCAAACGAGCCATTTTTTGCATCGTAAGCTGTATCTGAGCGCGAAAGATTTTCCGCTTTATAATACTTACAGAAAAGATTTTCAGTAACCCTGTAATGCAAGAATGGAATTGAGCTGTCGCTAAAAAGATTTGAAAGGCGCGCCATAAGTTCAAGCAAGGAAAAATACTCCTTATTTTGTTTCCATTCATCCATAAAATTCATCTCTCATTCTCCCTCACGAATTGAATTACATTTCTTGCTACGCGCTCTATCAAGGGCTCTGTCACGCTGTTTCCTGCCTGCTTATATTTCTTGCTTTGCGCAATTGTGTCCGGAAATCGGAATGGATTTTTTATATCAACTGGAAATCCTTGAAATCCAAGACATTCTTCAGGCGTTAATTTTCTGATTCCTTTTGAAGTCCGGACAATCGGAACATTGTGTCCGCCCTCGCCCATGTTTGCTGTCAACGTCGGGCAGACTCCGCTTTTATTCTCGCGGATATAAACTCTGCGCCACTGATAAACCGTGTTCGGGTTTACAATCACATCTTTCATTTTTTCGTAATAGAGATGGTTTTCTTTGTAAAAAAGATTTTCCGTTCCAATAGAATCATCTATCACATCATGAATATTTTTTGTCAAATTGATTTTTCTAGGAAAAGGAAATTCAAACTGTCCATTGCAAAAATATCTTTCAGGAACCTCAATTTGATTCGGGTCAAAGCCGACTATAAAAATTCGCTCGCGGTTCTGAGGAACATTTGCATATTCACACGGATTCATGATTTTTGAGTCAACGATATAACCAAGCCGATTTTTCAGAACGTCCATTATCTTTGCAAAAGTCCTCCCTTCGTCATGCGACTTCAAGTTTTTTACATTCTCAAGATAAAATGCCTTTGGACGATGTTTCTCTAAAATATCCGCAACATCAAAAAACAAAGTTCCGCGGACATCGGCAAATCCTTTTTGATAACCGGCAATTGAAAAAGCCTGGCATGGAAAACCAGCGCACAGCACGTCAAATTTTTGTGGAATCAAATCTTTCGTTTCCGGTTTTGTAATATCGCCGAACGGAACTTCTCCATAATTTTCAAAATAAGTCTGCTTTGCGGCGTCGTCCCATTCAGAGGAAAAAACACACTGACCGCCACAGGACTGCATCGCAAGCCGGAATCCGCCGATTCCAGCAAACAAATCAACAAAAGTAAACGATGGATTTTTTGGTGTACCAAACGGAACATCAAGTCTTGCATTGAAATCATCTGTTTCTGGAAACTTTGAAACATCAAGTCCGTTTTGCTCAAGAATTTTTCTGTATTTTTCACCAGCAATGGAATCTTGAAGCTGGATATAATGACTTAAAAGCGCGTAGTTTTCATCAAAACTTTTTTCGCCAATATATTTGTCTAAAAATGTGTAGTTGGCTTTTGATTTTTTCCGATGTGTATTCTGTCCCGAAAAAGGTTCGTTTTTTGGGACAGATGTGTTTTCTGTATCTGACATTTTTAATCCTTAAACCAATGTTAGATTTGGAATAAATTTAAAATCTGAAATATTCAAGGTTGAAAGTGGAAGTTCAAATTCAAGTGCTGTTGCTGCAATCAAAGCATCGGGAATTAGAAGTCCATGACTTTTCGCAAACTTTTCTATTAGATTCCTAGCTTTTACAGAAATAGCTTCTGTCAATTCTATTATTTCAAAATCAGCAAAAGCCTTTTTTATGGCTATAACTTCATTTTTATTTCTTGCTCCAATCATAAGTTCCATATAAGTTATAGCAGACATTCCAAGCCCTTTTGTCCTATCATTAGAAAGTCGTTTCCTTGCTTCTTCTTTTCCACGAAGGTAATCAATTAAAATACAAGTGTCGCATAGATACAGCATTATGTCCGGCTCCATGCTTTCTGACGGATATTTTCAATATTTATGTCGCTGTCTTTCCATAGACCAAAAACTTTATCAAAATTCTCAGAGGAAGATTTTGCTTTTTTGGAGCGATTAAATCCAATTGAATTCAGGAGTTTGTTTAATAACGAAATCCGATCGGAGTAAGAGAGCATTTCTATTTCGCTATACAGTCTTATTACATTTGAACTTTCCATAAAATGCCCCCATAAAAAGTCAATGAGGAAATATCAATTTCCGATTCGACTTTTTAAGTTGTTTCACAACGAAGTGAGAAACAACAGTTGATAATGAAGTTTGCAACGCAAACTTGTAAAGATAAAAACAGACGCCAGTTTCGGCTGTTTTTATCTTAGCCCCTTCATAAAATGATTAGTCTTAACCATAATATAGCGTTTTTTTTAGATTTTCAATTACATTTTTCTAGCAAATAGGGTTTGAGTTATCATTTCCACCTAAACCCACTCAAAATACCAGAATGCAAGGTAAAGCGGCACATTCACCATCTGTTCCTGCTCGCGGTAGTCTGACATGGAAAAACGGATTCCGGTTATTTCATTGTTTTCCTTTAGAATCGTGCTGAGTGATTTTGCCCTTAGATTTTCTTCAGCCTTTACTTCAACCGGAAAAACATTTTCTTTTTGAAATACGAAGTCAATCTCCAATGTGGAATTTTCATTTGAATAATAATAAAGAGGCAAAATATATGTCGAGCTCAATGCGGAAAAATATTGCTGCGCCACATACTGCTCTGTAAAAGCGCCTTTATATTCGGTCATCAGTTTTGTGCTGACAAGGATTTCTTTTGCAGGAACATCGGAAAGGGCGCCGAGCAAGCCTACATCATTAAAAAACAGCTTGAAAGCCGAAAAATCCTCATAGAACTTGACCGGAAGCTCGATTTTTTTCACACGCGGAACTTTGTGGACAAGACCTGCGTCAATCAGCCATTGAACCGCATTCTCAAATTCTTTTGCACGCGCTCCCTTTTTTAATGCGCCCCAGATGAATTTCTTGTTTTCCTTTGCGAGCTGGCTTGGAATTGAATTCCAGACCGCTGTGACTTTAGCCAGTTCCGCTGTAGGAATGTGCTTGGAAAAATCTTCCTCGTAGTCACGCAGAATATCTTTCTGAATCTGCCGGACCTCAATCAAATCCTGGTTTTCAACGTATTTTTGGACCACCAGCGGCATTCCGCCTGTAAAATAATATTGACGCAAAAGCTCAGTCAATTCAGTTTTTAGGGCAGAATATTCATTCCATTTATGCTCATCAAGATACTGGACAAGAATATCTTTGTTCATTGCAAGAAGAAATTCCTTGAATGAAAGCGGATAAAGCGTCAGATGGTCAACTTTTCCGACTGGAAAACCGGTTCCCTCATGCATTTTTACGCCAAGAAGTGAACCGGCTACCGCAACGTGATATTCATTTGCGTTTTCACAAAAATATTTAAGGCTGGTAATCGCCGCCGGAAGAACCTGAATTTCATCAAGGATTATAAGCGTTTTTTTTGGAAAAATATTCTGTCCGCATAGTGCAGAAAGAGAACGAATGATTCTTTGCGTGTCATAATCTGAAAACACATTTTTTGCGGATATTTCTGTCTCACAGTTTATGTATACAAAATTCTCATATTCATTTTTTGCAAATTCCTTCAAAAGCCAGGTTTTTCCAACTTGACGGGCACCTTCAAGAATAAGAGGATTTCGGCTGTTTGAATTTTTCCATTTAAGCAATTCTTTATACAGCAAACGCTTCATAAAATGATATTACACTTTTCTAGGGGAAAAGTTAAGGTATTTTTGCATTTTTCCAGGGGAATATTAAAAGAGTAATCACACTTTTCTAGGGGAAAGTGTGGTTATTCCTCAATAAGTTCGTGTTCTGTAAGTTTTCCTTCTTTTGCGTGCTGAATTGAAAGCTCAGGCCGTTTCTGGTTCTCCTCGCTGTAAAATGGATCTTCTGAAGAAATTTCAAACGGAATACGGTGCTCGCGGATTACTTTCTTTGCGAACAGATTGAACGCCCCGGAAATTGAAAGACCTACATCCTTGCAGAATTTTTCAAACTCCTTCTTTGTTGTGTTGTCCATTCTTACGCTTACATTCATCATAAAATCACCTCAAAATAAGTTGATATAAGTTGTTTATGCTTAAAATTTACACTTTTTATTCTGTTTGTCAAGTTTTTTTCATGTAAAAAGCAGTTCTGACTTGTCCCAAAAAACGAACCTTTTTCGGGACAGGAAACACCTCGGAAAAAATCAAAATACACAGCAGAGGAACTTGGCAACATACTTAAAGAGATGTATAAGAATGCAGATGAAAATTTCAAATCTGCCTCAATTCATATGTTCGGAATTGAATACGCACCATATATTATCGACAATGTTTCTCCAAATGAAATAATAAAAGTCGCTGGAATCAAAAATTCCTATTATGCAGAAATTACAAAAGGCATTAACATTTACAAATGTTTGATTTCAGGCAAATATGATTTACAATATTCTCAATTACAGAAAAATAAACCTACACAATCTGTTTTTTCTACAAACACAAATCGTTCCTTTTCTCTAGAATCTTTTCCTCAAAAAAACTCGCCTTATGCCGTTCGCTACATCACTTCCCTTCTTGCAAAACCTTTTGCAATTCTCGCAGGAAACAGCGGCACAGGAAAAACAAAAATCGCGCTTGATTTTGCTTCATGGTTTGAAAAGAAAACTGATTCTGGAATTACAAATTCTCTGATTATTCCAGTAGGTGCGGATTGGACTGACAACACAAAAATTCTCGGCTACTTCAATCCTCTTGCAAACAACGAAAACGGTGAATATGTAAAATCCGCTGTGCTGAATTTTATTGAGACCGCGAACGCCAACCCGCAAATTCCGTTTTTTCTGATTCTGGATGAAATGAATTTAAGCCATGTCGAGCGATATTTTTCCGACTTTTTGAGTGCGATGGAATCAAAAAAGCCGATTCCTTTGTATAAAAAAAACTCCGGTTGTGAATGTTCTATTGAAGAGTCAATATACTTGCCGGAAAACCTTTTTGTAACAGGAACTGTGAACATTGATGAAACAACTTATATGTTCAGCCCGAAAGTTTTAGACCGCGCGAATGTAATAGAATTTTCACCTGAAAAAGAAGATATTTTGAAATGCTTTTCTGAGAACATCTATATAAAAGATATTTCTCCTGCTCCAGGCGGAATGGCAGAAAGTTTTGTCGCGCTTGCAGAAAAAATCCGCAATTCAGAACAAGAGCCGAATGAAGAACTAAAGACAAACTGCAAAAATATCCTCGGCGAATTATACGACATTCTAAAACCATCAGGATTTGAATTCGCATACAGAACAGCAAAAGAAATCATGCTTTATTATTGTGCGGCAAAAAATCTTGATTCAGAAATCAGCACGATGAAAATTCTTGACGAGCAGATTGTGCAGAAGATTCTTCCGAAAATCCACGGAAACAAAAAGCAGATTGGAGAAATGCTTGCAAAACTCAAAGCGAAACTTTCCGAGCATGAAGAATTTATTTTAAGCCAAGCAAAAGTTCAATCCATGATAGAAAAACTTGAAAGATTCCAGTACACAAGCTTTATCTGATTTTCCGCCAAATCCTTATGAAAAATATTGCCGCTGTTTCCTGTAAAATTGATAAAACTCATTCTGCATGGATTTTTCCGTCGGATACAAACCTGAATGAAGTTGATTTTGCAGAAACGAAAGACAGATTTGATTTTTATATTTCACGCAAGCAATTAAGCAAAACTTTCTTTGAATACAAACAATCCGACCTTAATATCAATTCCCTGCGGCTAAAGGAAACTGTCCGCTACTGCTGCAAAATCGCTGGTTCAACAAAACTTTCAGAGATTGTCCCTCACATTACAAATGAATACAACAGGCTTATAAAACTGGAACGCGAAAATGACAGAATAATCTTTCAGTTCATAAATTATCTTGGCAAATCTTACATTTATTTTGAAAACAACAAGTCAAAAAAAATTGATTTTGAAGTTGTGCCGGATAAAATCAACTATGAGGAAGATTATATTCAGCTTACAAAAGCCATTGCCAATGAATGTTCCGCCCTGCTGCTTGACTATTCAAGCCCGACCTCACTCACATTCTCGCAGGACTCAAGCAGAAAATCAAGTATTCTGGAGCAGTTCATTTTTCTCCGCACATTCTGCTATTCAGACAATCTTGAAAGTCTTTTTGCCTCAATAAAAAGAAACCCGGACAGAATTCTTGCAAAGGAAGAAGAAATGAAACCTTTTGGAAGCGGAATCCCGTCAAACAAATTTTATTCTTCTCCTTTTGCAAACAGCAGGTGCTGGACAAAGACAAAATCAGGAAATTATGTTCCATCAGAAATTTCAGTTTCCAGAAAATACGACAGTTTTGACACTTCCGCAAATCGGTTCATAAAATTCGCGTTACTCACTTTTTCAGAAATATGCGGCAAAGTTCTTGAAAAAGTTGAATTTGACAACAGCGGGAAAGAACTGAAATTAGAAGCGCAAAAAATTATCAGCACAATCGATGAAATCTTGTGCGATTCATTTTTTGATGACATAAATGAACTTGATTTTTTTCCTGCGAACAATCAGATTCTTGAAAAACGCGAAGGCTACAGTCAGATTTTTAACGCTTTTTCAATGATGGATTTGGCTTTGCAACTTTCATGGAAAGGAAAAGATGACATCTATTTAGGGGAATCCAAAAATACCGCCCTGCTATATGAATACTGGCTGTTTTTTGAGCTAAGAAAAATTCTGCGTGAACTTTCCGGAAAAGAAAAAAATACGGAAGAATTAGAACCCTTCCGCCAGTTTGTAAACGACACTAACGGACTCACAATCTCACTACAGCAAGGAAACACTTCTGTTCAAACTTTTTTATTCGAAAAACAGAATCTTACAGTGAATCTTTATTACAACAGAACATTTTTGCCGACACAATTCAGCACATCAGTTTATTGGGGCTCATATTCCCGCCCATTCAGACCTGATTACACAATCGCAGTTTTTCCGAATAAATATAAGAAAGAAAACGATGCTATAAAAGAAGGAGATGTTTCGTACATTCATTTTGATGCAAAATACAGAATTCAGGATTTAACTCAATTTATAAATTCTGATAAAAAAATGCCAGATACAGAAAATTTTGAATCTGACATCTCCAAAATTTCAGAAAAAGAAAGCGAAGAACTTGCTCAGGAAAAAAATGACTCTGTGGTAAACACGTACAAACGCGGCGACTTGCTAAAAATGCACACATACAATGACGCAATCCGCCGGACAGTTGGAAGCTATGTTCTTTATCCGGGCAACAACAGCAAAGAGAATAAAAATGAGCAAACTTCTGTTTATGATGAAATTCTTCCTGGAGTCGGGGCATTCGCCATTCGCCCAGGAAATAAAAACGCAGGTCAAAAAGCACTCAAGGAATTCATTTCCGCAATTCTAGAATTCAAGGCAAAAGAATCAAGCCGACAATACAGAAAAGAATATTTTGAAAACATAGTGATTCGCTCTCCGTCCGAAGAAAAAGCCGCAGTTATTTCAAAGCAGCAAAAGAGTGAATATCAGATGATTGGTTTTATCAGGAATGAGTATCTGAATTTTCTAAAAGCAAATGGCTTTATTCCGAATTCTCTTGATGATTTTATGAGCGGAAAAAATTTTTGTTTCTACTTTTATTTTTATGCAATCAAAAACGGAAAAGTCTATACACTTCATAAAGAAACAAATAAGGCAAAATATTTAAGACTTACAACAACCGATATAAGAAATTGCAAAACAGAACTTGGATTTGTTTTTAACCATTTAGAACCATGGGAAGCAGAAATTGAAAGCAT
This genomic window contains:
- a CDS encoding HipA domain-containing protein, producing MNYILCHKDIPVLRFSTEDEELSEVSEVICKEHLPVGISPDNEKGKTLKSQFRSWWKGRSIPASRQNLDTALEQLGNITTDYLIEKSYGLSLSDHYWAKPLASSLSWKDVNFFQNSFSDDVGKALFGVLNSDSTDKLNLVSPDNTSDGWLKKKWIINNGERILLKAGSAPYYQEPFNEVLTSEICGRLGIKHVEYKIIKSDETFYSSCPDFVSPQTELVPAWHIVNTLKKDNNTSNFNHMINCCQELGFKDTEKLKQEICNMLTVDFIIANTDRHYNNFGFLRNPDTLEWLGLAPVFDSGTSFFHRESVFSLRNPYLRESLKIKAKPFAPNQKEQMKRIPFKEYCADLNFEKLYGIPEFFGKLISKNPYIEPERAEILCRTLDSRIKETERLFDNRQEI
- a CDS encoding restriction endonuclease PLD domain-containing protein — protein: MNFMDEWKQNKEYFSLLELMARLSNLFSDSSIPFLHYRVTENLFCKYYKAENLSRSDTAYDAKNGSFGVGIKTFTLANNASTEKVAEFNSISSELKKYKGYDLAYQLAVARNERMMLGQRLYGISDGCYHIIGRVENGLTVFNSSYPLLNTEKIHVIKDTEKSLQFDDGKEFYNFNYSKSTLFKHFEVPEDSKEKQEISVSIIQDPYELLRKLIDTEDYEGKYTDIYNIHKVIHEQVASFKKQLRFGIDYVYLPLYSERLKEVPLKSGLNQWNAGGRARDANEIYIPIPLSIHHDFPAFFPPRDTPFTLHLPNGSSMSAKICQDGGKALMSNPNKELGKWLLRDVLHLKEGELLTMEKLNLFGFDSVIITKNDSENFKIDVRRRSENE
- the dcm gene encoding DNA (cytosine-5-)-methyltransferase — encoded protein: MSDTENTSVPKNEPFSGQNTHRKKSKANYTFLDKYIGEKSFDENYALLSHYIQLQDSIAGEKYRKILEQNGLDVSKFPETDDFNARLDVPFGTPKNPSFTFVDLFAGIGGFRLAMQSCGGQCVFSSEWDDAAKQTYFENYGEVPFGDITKPETKDLIPQKFDVLCAGFPCQAFSIAGYQKGFADVRGTLFFDVADILEKHRPKAFYLENVKNLKSHDEGRTFAKIMDVLKNRLGYIVDSKIMNPCEYANVPQNRERIFIVGFDPNQIEVPERYFCNGQFEFPFPRKINLTKNIHDVIDDSIGTENLFYKENHLYYEKMKDVIVNPNTVYQWRRVYIRENKSGVCPTLTANMGEGGHNVPIVRTSKGIRKLTPEECLGFQGFPVDIKNPFRFPDTIAQSKKYKQAGNSVTEPLIERVARNVIQFVRENER
- a CDS encoding type II toxin-antitoxin system VapC family toxin, giving the protein MEPDIMLYLCDTCILIDYLRGKEEARKRLSNDRTKGLGMSAITYMELMIGARNKNEVIAIKKAFADFEIIELTEAISVKARNLIEKFAKSHGLLIPDALIAATALEFELPLSTLNISDFKFIPNLTLV
- a CDS encoding AAA family ATPase yields the protein MKRLLYKELLKWKNSNSRNPLILEGARQVGKTWLLKEFAKNEYENFVYINCETEISAKNVFSDYDTQRIIRSLSALCGQNIFPKKTLIILDEIQVLPAAITSLKYFCENANEYHVAVAGSLLGVKMHEGTGFPVGKVDHLTLYPLSFKEFLLAMNKDILVQYLDEHKWNEYSALKTELTELLRQYYFTGGMPLVVQKYVENQDLIEVRQIQKDILRDYEEDFSKHIPTAELAKVTAVWNSIPSQLAKENKKFIWGALKKGARAKEFENAVQWLIDAGLVHKVPRVKKIELPVKFYEDFSAFKLFFNDVGLLGALSDVPAKEILVSTKLMTEYKGAFTEQYVAQQYFSALSSTYILPLYYYSNENSTLEIDFVFQKENVFPVEVKAEENLRAKSLSTILKENNEITGIRFSMSDYREQEQMVNVPLYLAFWYFEWV
- a CDS encoding type II toxin-antitoxin system RelB/DinJ family antitoxin, which encodes MMNVSVRMDNTTKKEFEKFCKDVGLSISGAFNLFAKKVIREHRIPFEISSEDPFYSEENQKRPELSIQHAKEGKLTEHELIEE
- a CDS encoding DUF2357 domain-containing protein; its protein translation is MKNIAAVSCKIDKTHSAWIFPSDTNLNEVDFAETKDRFDFYISRKQLSKTFFEYKQSDLNINSLRLKETVRYCCKIAGSTKLSEIVPHITNEYNRLIKLERENDRIIFQFINYLGKSYIYFENNKSKKIDFEVVPDKINYEEDYIQLTKAIANECSALLLDYSSPTSLTFSQDSSRKSSILEQFIFLRTFCYSDNLESLFASIKRNPDRILAKEEEMKPFGSGIPSNKFYSSPFANSRCWTKTKSGNYVPSEISVSRKYDSFDTSANRFIKFALLTFSEICGKVLEKVEFDNSGKELKLEAQKIISTIDEILCDSFFDDINELDFFPANNQILEKREGYSQIFNAFSMMDLALQLSWKGKDDIYLGESKNTALLYEYWLFFELRKILRELSGKEKNTEELEPFRQFVNDTNGLTISLQQGNTSVQTFLFEKQNLTVNLYYNRTFLPTQFSTSVYWGSYSRPFRPDYTIAVFPNKYKKENDAIKEGDVSYIHFDAKYRIQDLTQFINSDKKMPDTENFESDISKISEKESEELAQEKNDSVVNTYKRGDLLKMHTYNDAIRRTVGSYVLYPGNNSKENKNEQTSVYDEILPGVGAFAIRPGNKNAGQKALKEFISAILEFKAKESSRQYRKEYFENIVIRSPSEEKAAVISKQQKSEYQMIGFIRNEYLNFLKANGFIPNSLDDFMSGKNFCFYFYFYAIKNGKVYTLHKETNKAKYLRLTTTDIRNCKTELGFVFNHLEPWEAEIESIELVSKDVLAKKLSLLYRKDFSPANGFHADYYYLAKAKITRYFESGITAVCAEENDDISVYSPKIIERIL